The genomic region tgttattatacttttgaaaattgaaattatttgatCGTGTTAATTCATGATTTAGTcaacatttttaattattataaactaGAATACTTaaactaataaataattaataatattttagtaaataataacaCAATATCTAACAATTCATAACAAAATAGTAAATTATGATAGATAAGACGATAGTTATATGTTTAATCATTagaatattaaaatttgaataagtttttatactacaaatttcattattattttaggttttaaattatattaattttgtaatttaactcACAAACATTAGATCATTAAATTGCATATTTCTTAGATTGCCTACCATTTTAGAATAAAATTAttagtttaattattttaatgatttaaaattaatagaaatatatatatgtatgtatatatatataagaacaaATATTAATGGCAAAtttcataattaaaaatattaattatcatAAAGTAAAAATTATCTTAGTAGCAAACAATTTATTAATTACGattgataatataaaaataaattatatatataactaaataATCGCTAAGTTTGATTTAATGTTGAATTTAAGTATCAAAGATTAAAATTTGTTATCACCTTAACATTAATTGATGAGattttaatcaattttttatgaaaaataagtaaaattaaatttattatgatTTCATGTGTATCACATTATATAAAACTATTCTTATATATGTACACCCATTCTTCTTCAACTTAATTTCTTTGTATTTTAACTTCTACCCAAAaaaaggagagagaaaaatccAACTTAATCATTGCTCTCTCTTAAGATCAGGTGGAGGCAGGAAAGTTTCATCAGACAAGCCACAAATATTGAAATCAACCTCATGAATCCTCCATGTTTCTTCAATCTTCCTCTTGTGATTATGGGACTTGCCATATCTGTAAAGAGTCGTCATGGTATTCCCACTATGGGCTACTTTAATGCCATCGATTTGCTTGTAGTCTTGAACCACTGATTCCACAGTGGTCTCCCAAAATACTCGGTCTTTCCTGTTTGGTGGTTTCATCATCACCAGCTTTCTGTCCTCGAATTTCATAAGAAGCCCACTTCTTTGGCTGAAATATCCCCAGATGGTGTGATGGATTATCTCCGTCTGAGCCGAGCTTTGTTCTTTGAGGACGCTTGAAGCAGTTTCAAGCCTGAGTATGAAACAATCTTCATTGTTAATCGTCCTCTCTCCTACACAAACAGCTTCTTTGAATAAACTAGCCGTGCTCCTTGGGTCCAATCCCTGAGGAAATCATGCACCGCCAGATGGTACAATTTGAGCACTTCTTTAAAGGTTAGGCACTTATTTGACCATGTGAGCCATCTCTAAAAGATTGAACATTAATTTGAGCATTTACCCTAAAATTAAATACCTGGAAGAATCTTCGTAGGGGTCTTGGAGGGCCTCTATTTGCATGTCCAGGTTGAGAAGTGGATTGATTCCAAGCAACCTTACCATCACTCCCTGCACTAACCTTAAAACCCGCCACAACAAGTTCCAAATACCACAAATCCGGGTTCTTTTGCCACAAGACGAAATCCCCAACCTCACAATTCCTCCTTAGTTGCACGCTATCATAACCTGCTTGCATCTCTGAACCCTTCATTTTCACTCGTCCCATTGCACACATGCTTGTCGCTGAACCCAACGCCAAATGCCCTCCACTCGCCGCTACAAACTGCTGCACTATATATTTTGCACTCGAAGATTCCTACAAATTATATTGAACATCCTCGTTAATAGTATTGGTGTTCATACCTTGGAATATTTGAAGAAGAGCTTTGTGTTTTCTACTTACAAACGGACAATGTCTGAGGGGAGATGAAAGTGTATAATTCAACAAATGGACTTGAAAAGGGATGAGAGGAGCCCCAACAATCTTAAGCAAAGCTAAGAACTCGGTATCTGATTTAGCTTGGAGATGGGGTGTTGATGATAAATTATCATTCATTAAAGCTCGCATGTTTAGCCATGGTAATAAAGCCGCATCGGTGCCCAATTGGGTATACATTTCTTCGAGAATAGGCACTTCCAGGACGGTTTCTAGGCCGTCTTGGATATGGAGATTAGGGATAGGGCATGTCTTCCTTATCATAATTTTTTTGATTGGAGTTAATGGAAAATAAAATGAACCACAACTCCCCAAGGCTCCAACACACAGCAGCAGAAAGAAATGGAGAGAAAGAAGCCTTGGAAAGAGAGGCTTCTC from Gossypium arboreum isolate Shixiya-1 chromosome 1, ASM2569848v2, whole genome shotgun sequence harbors:
- the LOC108482625 gene encoding uncharacterized protein LOC108482625; protein product: MECCLVIRLLPKLKQNYAPLKMVQARTMATRKGHLCPQISLSNSNPNLIIILFYSVFQTSISFHNFRGFEKPLFPRLLSLHFFLLLCVGALGSCGSFYFPLTPIKKIMIRKTCPIPNLHIQDGLETVLEVPILEEMYTQLGTDAALLPWLNMRALMNDNLSSTPHLQAKSDTEFLALLKIVGAPLIPFQVHLLNYTLSSPLRHCPFESSSAKYIVQQFVAASGGHLALGSATSMCAMGRVKMKGSEMQAGYDSVQLRRNCEVGDFVLWQKNPDLWYLELVVAGFKVSAGSDGKVAWNQSTSQPGHANRGPPRPLRRFFQGLDPRSTASLFKEAVCVGERTINNEDCFILRLETASSVLKEQSSAQTEIIHHTIWGYFSQRSGLLMKFEDRKLVMMKPPNRKDRVFWETTVESVVQDYKQIDGIKVAHSGNTMTTLYRYGKSHNHKRKIEETWRIHEVDFNICGLSDETFLPPPDLKREQ